One window from the genome of Thermotoga sp. encodes:
- a CDS encoding purine-nucleoside phosphorylase: protein MDIKSYKERVEKAVRYLRGQVEESPEIAIILGSGLSTIADEVEKEGTSKKIPYSEIPGFPISTAPGHKGELIFGKLFGKNVMLMNGRFHYYEGYSMKDVTFPIRAMQLLGVEVLIVTNAAGGLNPDFEVGRPMIITDHINFMGDNPLIGPNVDEWGPRFPDMSEPYDKELINLAYNSAKELGIPVYQGVYVAVTGPCFETPAELRMLRRFGADAVGMSTVPEVIVARHGQIRVLGISAITDRAVPEDLKPLTAEEVLEVAEKTGKKIAQIIFEVVRKL, encoded by the coding sequence GTGGACATAAAATCCTACAAGGAAAGGGTAGAAAAAGCCGTCAGGTACCTGAGAGGTCAAGTGGAAGAAAGTCCGGAGATAGCCATCATACTGGGATCCGGCCTTTCGACGATAGCTGACGAAGTGGAGAAGGAAGGAACTTCCAAGAAGATTCCCTACAGTGAAATACCTGGTTTTCCCATCTCCACAGCACCGGGTCACAAAGGAGAACTGATCTTTGGGAAGCTCTTTGGAAAGAACGTCATGCTGATGAACGGAAGATTCCACTACTACGAGGGATACTCGATGAAAGATGTTACCTTCCCTATCAGGGCGATGCAACTTCTTGGAGTGGAAGTTCTGATAGTCACCAACGCTGCCGGTGGTTTGAATCCTGATTTCGAAGTGGGAAGGCCGATGATCATCACCGATCATATAAACTTTATGGGAGACAATCCGCTGATAGGTCCCAACGTGGACGAATGGGGTCCCAGGTTTCCAGACATGTCTGAGCCCTACGATAAGGAGCTCATAAACCTTGCTTACAACAGTGCAAAAGAGCTAGGAATACCGGTTTACCAGGGTGTATACGTGGCGGTGACTGGTCCCTGTTTCGAAACACCAGCAGAACTCAGGATGCTCAGAAGATTCGGAGCGGACGCTGTGGGTATGTCCACCGTACCGGAAGTCATCGTGGCAAGGCACGGACAAATAAGAGTACTCGGGATCTCTGCTATCACAGACAGAGCGGTTCCCGAAGACCTCAAGCCTCTGACCGCCGAAGAAGTTCTTGAAGTTGCAGAGAAAACGGGAAAGAAGATCGCTCAGATCATATTCGAGGTTGTCAGAAAACTTTGA